A window from Leptothermofonsia sichuanensis E412 encodes these proteins:
- a CDS encoding IS630 family transposase (programmed frameshift) produces the protein MPSPYSDDLRRKAIEAVRRGERKSEVCRMLHISRNTLDLWLKRLEQTGDCQAITGFQTGRGQKITDWDRFRAFVRQHGGKTQAQMAQLWGDNVTQQNISDALKKIGVSRKKTYGYRERDELQRQAFEERLKTKTADQIMFVDEAGIDNREDYPYGYCKIGQRFPALKSGKRRERVSWIAALCQHQLMAPLTFAGSCNRDVFELWLEQCLLPQVQPGMVIVIDNASFHRSQSIDEIVAAAGCEIWYLPPYSPDLNPIEHGWFVLKNWMRQRWDEFDNFRDCVDAAFKSCPNVLP, from the exons ATGCCATCTCCCTACAGTGACGACCTTCGCCGCAAAGCGATCGAGGCTGTCCGACGTGGTGAACGCAAAAGTGAGGTCTGCCGGATGTTACATATCAGTCGCAATACCTTGGACTTGTGGCTGAAACGCCTGGAACAAACGGGGGATTGCCAAGCCATAACGGGATTTCAAACCGGGCGTGGGCAGAAAATCACGGATTGGGATCGCTTTCGCGCCTTTGTCCGGCAGCACGGTGGCAAGACGCAAGCGCAGATGGCTCAATTGTGGGGGGACAACGTCACTCAACAGAACATCAGTGATGCCTTGAAAAAGATTGGGGTGAGTCGG AAAAAAACTTACGGCTACCGTGAACGGGACGAACTCCAGCGCCAAGCGTTCGAGGAGCGTTTGAAGACAAAAACGGCAGACCAAATTATGTTTGTCGATGAAGCCGGCATCGACAATCGAGAAGACTATCCCTATGGCTATTGCAAAATTGGACAACGCTTCCCTGCCCTCAAATCGGGCAAACGCAGGGAACGAGTTAGTTGGATTGCCGCGCTGTGCCAACACCAGTTGATGGCCCCCCTGACCTTTGCAGGCTCATGCAACCGCGACGTATTCGAGCTGTGGTTAGAGCAGTGTTTGCTGCCTCAGGTGCAACCGGGGATGGTGATTGTGATTGACAATGCCAGTTTTCACCGCTCGCAATCCATCGATGAAATTGTGGCTGCAGCGGGTTGTGAGATTTGGTATTTGCCCCCCTATTCCCCGGACTTGAATCCGATTGAGCATGGGTGGTTTGTGCTCAAAAATTGGATGCGGCAACGATGGGATGAATTTGACAATTTCCGTGATTGTGTTGATGCAGCTTTCAAAAGCTGTCCTAACGTGCTCCCGTAA
- a CDS encoding PhnE/PtxC family ABC transporter permease has protein sequence MSKPSYLRSHSPLFSPPILWAGGAIAAIALSLWQAGVFQKELLNPNGLPQFWRFLSASIHPDLSPALLQITWNATLKTLAYAVCGTFLSVLLGLIGGIFCSEVWWESVSGQPMPGNRRTMGSLRFPFPIFHSPFLLARSVLAVPRAIHELIWGLIFVNLFGLDPLVAVLAIAVPFGAITAKVFSELLDETPRQPLKVLLNSGVAPLTAFFYSLLPQAFLNLLSYSFYRFECSIRSAAVLGIIGAGGLGYEIMLSLQSLRYEQLWTFFYALFLLNGCVDFSSAWLRQRWGCASRLDLNVQKQVSRVRYQVPGVRGRKAKDENWLPYPFAPLFRLLSVTRYLLPLLFLAFCVWYVGADFTRLWAPVTWQRLVTIVQSCFPPDWEAALPLVRLSVQTVSMSVLAIALAAIGGALLAFPAAHNFFLPGGLLNPGRARVGSRLAAWMLLLLSRSGLLLCRAIPAPIWALVLLYVLFPGILPGAIALGLHNLGILGRLKAEVIENLDFRPLEALKAQGAPASLVFLYGVLPLTLPRFLAYDLYRWEVCMRETVIVGLVGAGGLGRVLMEQLSSFDYRGMVVTLGGFVLLTFLVDGLSTTVRRSLR, from the coding sequence GTGTCAAAACCTTCCTACCTGCGCTCTCATTCACCATTGTTCAGTCCACCGATCCTGTGGGCAGGGGGGGCGATCGCCGCTATTGCCCTTTCCCTGTGGCAGGCTGGTGTATTTCAGAAGGAACTGTTGAACCCCAATGGTTTGCCCCAGTTCTGGCGATTTCTCAGCGCCAGCATTCATCCAGATCTCAGTCCTGCGCTGCTCCAAATTACCTGGAACGCAACCCTCAAAACCCTGGCATACGCTGTTTGTGGTACTTTCCTCAGTGTACTACTGGGGTTAATTGGCGGGATCTTCTGTTCCGAAGTCTGGTGGGAATCTGTTTCGGGGCAGCCGATGCCCGGTAATCGGCGAACGATGGGGAGTTTGCGTTTTCCATTCCCCATATTCCATTCTCCTTTCCTCCTCGCTCGTAGTGTGCTGGCAGTTCCCCGTGCCATTCATGAACTGATCTGGGGATTGATTTTTGTTAACCTGTTTGGGCTGGATCCGCTGGTGGCTGTGCTGGCGATCGCCGTCCCGTTTGGCGCAATCACCGCCAAAGTCTTTTCCGAGCTTCTGGATGAAACTCCCCGTCAGCCTCTAAAGGTGCTGCTCAACAGCGGGGTTGCACCCTTGACGGCTTTTTTTTACAGCCTGTTGCCCCAGGCATTTCTCAACCTCCTTTCCTACAGCTTCTATCGATTTGAGTGTTCCATTCGCTCAGCAGCCGTTCTGGGCATTATCGGTGCAGGTGGATTGGGCTATGAAATCATGCTCAGTCTGCAATCCCTTCGTTATGAACAGCTCTGGACATTTTTTTATGCCCTTTTCCTGCTCAATGGATGTGTTGACTTCTCAAGTGCATGGCTGAGGCAACGATGGGGCTGTGCCAGTCGGCTGGATTTGAATGTGCAGAAGCAGGTGTCCCGTGTCCGGTATCAGGTGCCCGGTGTCAGAGGGCGAAAGGCAAAAGACGAAAATTGGCTGCCTTACCCTTTTGCCCCACTGTTTCGTCTATTATCCGTTACCCGTTACCTGTTACCTCTCCTTTTCCTTGCCTTCTGCGTCTGGTACGTCGGTGCCGACTTCACCAGACTGTGGGCACCTGTGACCTGGCAACGGCTGGTGACTATTGTGCAGTCCTGTTTTCCACCCGATTGGGAGGCAGCACTGCCGCTGGTCAGGCTGTCCGTACAGACAGTGTCTATGTCAGTACTGGCGATCGCCCTGGCCGCCATTGGAGGAGCACTGCTGGCATTTCCAGCAGCCCACAACTTCTTTCTGCCAGGAGGGTTGCTCAATCCGGGGCGGGCGCGGGTGGGCAGCCGTCTTGCAGCTTGGATGCTGCTGTTACTGAGTCGGTCAGGGTTGCTCCTGTGTCGAGCCATTCCGGCTCCAATCTGGGCACTGGTACTCTTGTATGTTCTGTTTCCAGGGATTTTGCCAGGAGCGATCGCCCTCGGACTCCATAATCTGGGAATTCTGGGGCGATTGAAAGCAGAAGTGATTGAAAATCTGGATTTTCGTCCCCTGGAGGCACTCAAGGCTCAGGGAGCACCCGCTTCCCTTGTATTTCTTTACGGGGTGCTGCCACTGACCCTGCCCCGGTTTCTGGCATACGATCTCTATCGCTGGGAAGTGTGTATGCGGGAAACGGTGATTGTGGGACTGGTTGGAGCCGGCGGTTTAGGGCGCGTATTAATGGAGCAGTTGAGCAGCTTTGACTATCGAGGAATGGTGGTCACCCTGGGGGGATTTGTGCTGCTGACCTTCCTGGTCGATGGGTTGAGTACAACCGTGCGGCGATCGCTCCGGTAG
- a CDS encoding clan AA aspartic protease, translating to MGGTNRLQRRLYSWRHIDKDCIVIHGTVTGLQAQVNLILRLPGHQDVEVECVVDTGFAGALTLPPAMVTTPGLPYIIRINANLADDTNVMTSVYGATVVWHGVERNIAVLAMGRRPLVGTALLEDSNLSIDFYEGGSVIGNVLGLLFSLRRTG from the coding sequence GTGGGCGGAACGAATCGGCTTCAACGCCGTTTATACAGTTGGCGGCACATTGACAAGGACTGCATCGTGATTCATGGAACTGTAACTGGGCTTCAGGCACAAGTTAACCTTATCCTCCGCCTTCCAGGGCATCAGGATGTAGAAGTTGAATGTGTTGTTGATACAGGCTTTGCGGGTGCCCTAACTTTACCGCCTGCAATGGTTACAACACCTGGGCTGCCCTACATCATTCGGATCAATGCAAATCTTGCCGATGATACAAATGTCATGACTTCAGTCTACGGAGCAACAGTCGTTTGGCATGGGGTAGAGCGCAATATTGCAGTTCTGGCAATGGGTCGTCGTCCTCTGGTGGGCACTGCGCTACTTGAGGATTCAAACCTCAGCATAGACTTTTACGAGGGTGGTTCGGTAATAGGTAATGTTCTAGGTTTGTTGTTTTCCTTACGAAGAACTGGTTAG
- a CDS encoding LPP leucine zipper domain-containing protein — protein sequence MQSTEESDNFQRQVLESLDRLTTNLGQLSTDVEQLSTDVEQLSTDVEQLSTDVEQLKQELALTNTRVDTYQKASNQVVNLAFGLIATATITIIITTVTR from the coding sequence ATGCAGTCTACAGAAGAATCTGATAACTTTCAAAGGCAGGTGTTAGAAAGTTTAGACAGACTGACCACCAACCTGGGGCAGCTATCCACCGATGTGGAACAGTTGTCTACCGATGTGGAACAGTTGTCTACCGATGTGGAACAGTTATCTACCGATGTGGAGCAACTGAAACAGGAACTTGCTCTCACAAATACCAGAGTGGATACCTACCAGAAGGCATCCAATCAGGTCGTCAACCTTGCTTTTGGGCTAATTGCGACAGCCACAATTACTATCATCATTACTACAGTCACCCGGTAA
- a CDS encoding IS1 family transposase (programmed frameshift) codes for MVLEPIHCPVCDGIEVIKHGTTPDGKQRYFCQNSGCHRRTFILQYTYQGYLPEVKQQISDMAMNGSGIRDTARVLHISPTTVIEELKKDRQLKAVNELKLAELEPAQSIVKLCQGEDTEAEADEMWSFVQSKAQQRWLWHAIDHHSGKILAYVLATHQDEAFLQLKALLEPFGIMQFYTDGWGTYERQLDPSLHTVGKQNTQKIERKHLTLRTRLKRLARKTICFSKSILMHDIVIGLFINRYEFGFAI; via the exons ATGGTATTAGAACCAATTCACTGCCCTGTGTGTGATGGGATTGAGGTGATCAAACACGGCACAACACCAGACGGCAAACAGCGCTACTTTTGTCAAAACTCAGGATGCCATCGGCGCACCTTTATTTTGCAATACACCTATCAAGGGTATCTGCCTGAAGTCAAGCAACAAATCAGCGATATGGCAATGAATGGGAGTGGGATTCGAGACACTGCCCGTGTCCTTCACATTAGTCCAACGACGGTGATTGAGGAATTA AAAAAAGATCGTCAACTCAAAGCCGTGAATGAACTCAAACTGGCTGAGTTGGAACCCGCTCAAAGCATCGTAAAGCTTTGCCAGGGGGAAGATACAGAGGCAGAAGCCGATGAAATGTGGAGTTTTGTCCAGTCTAAAGCCCAGCAACGTTGGTTATGGCATGCAATTGACCATCACAGTGGAAAAATATTAGCTTATGTGTTGGCGACGCATCAAGATGAAGCATTCCTCCAACTCAAAGCGTTATTAGAACCGTTTGGAATTATGCAGTTTTACACAGATGGTTGGGGAACCTATGAGCGGCAGCTTGACCCAAGTCTTCATACCGTTGGCAAACAGAACACGCAGAAGATTGAGCGTAAGCATTTGACTTTACGCACGCGCTTGAAGCGATTAGCTCGCAAAACTATTTGCTTTTCTAAGTCCATTCTGATGCATGACATTGTGATTGGGCTATTTATTAACCGTTATGAGTTTGGTTTTGCTATCTAA
- a CDS encoding S8 family serine peptidase, which yields MFCKSRSADYFSYSDSFRTSSLAISDLSRIVSQKIRSELHDAFFTERLFRASTSTALLTPDPGNTRATAYNIGALGSSPVSLSDSVGNTDRNDFYQFSVGSTVNFNLVLTGMTADADVQLLSAGGAVLQSSTNPRNLDESITRTLNAGTYYVRVYQYSGNTNYTLTLSAAGSTSSFPAPAGFNSTYGYGLVDASAAVAGAIGQSPFPAVANLGGNNWNLDQINAPEVWARGYTGQGVVVAVIDTGVDYTHPDLSANIWINTREIPGNGIDDDGNGFIDDIRGWDFVQRDNTPTDPNGHGTHVAGTIAAVNNSFGATGVAYNAQIMPVRVLDANGSGNSANIAAGIRYAVNNGADVINLSLGGGFSSDIQAAIQYATQLGAMVVMASGNESQSQPGYPARLATQYGIAVGAVDRNNKVAGFSNSAGSSPLNYVVAPGVSVYSTTPNNTYRSYSGTSMATPHVAGVAALILSANPNLSPAEVTTLLAGTANPNRVTV from the coding sequence ATGTTTTGCAAATCACGATCGGCTGACTACTTCAGCTATTCCGACTCCTTCAGGACATCTTCCCTGGCAATTTCAGATCTGAGCAGAATTGTTTCCCAAAAAATCAGGTCCGAATTGCATGATGCCTTTTTTACGGAACGTCTATTTCGGGCAAGTACCTCCACTGCCCTGCTCACCCCAGATCCTGGCAATACCCGTGCCACTGCTTACAACATTGGTGCCCTTGGCAGCAGTCCAGTGTCCCTATCGGATTCCGTTGGCAATACAGACCGTAATGACTTCTATCAGTTTTCTGTCGGCTCAACAGTCAATTTCAACCTGGTGCTCACTGGGATGACTGCTGATGCCGATGTGCAACTTTTGAGCGCGGGCGGGGCTGTCCTGCAAAGTTCAACCAACCCCAGAAACCTGGATGAATCGATTACCCGGACCCTCAATGCCGGCACCTATTACGTGCGCGTTTACCAGTACAGCGGCAATACAAACTATACCCTTACCCTCTCTGCCGCCGGTAGCACCTCTTCTTTTCCAGCACCAGCGGGCTTTAATTCCACCTATGGCTATGGGTTGGTCGATGCTTCAGCCGCCGTCGCTGGGGCGATCGGGCAGAGTCCTTTCCCGGCGGTTGCTAACCTGGGGGGCAATAACTGGAACCTTGACCAGATCAATGCTCCAGAAGTTTGGGCCAGAGGCTATACCGGACAGGGAGTTGTGGTAGCGGTGATTGATACTGGCGTAGACTACACCCATCCAGACCTGAGTGCCAATATCTGGATCAATACACGGGAAATTCCTGGCAACGGTATTGATGATGATGGCAATGGGTTTATTGATGACATTCGAGGTTGGGACTTCGTACAGCGGGACAATACACCCACTGACCCCAATGGGCATGGCACCCACGTAGCCGGAACCATTGCTGCTGTCAATAACAGCTTTGGTGCCACGGGCGTTGCTTACAATGCCCAGATCATGCCTGTGCGCGTGCTGGATGCCAACGGTAGCGGGAATAGTGCCAATATCGCCGCCGGGATTCGCTACGCTGTCAACAATGGCGCAGATGTCATCAACCTCAGTCTGGGTGGTGGTTTTTCCTCTGACATTCAGGCAGCCATTCAGTATGCCACCCAGTTGGGAGCTATGGTCGTCATGGCATCTGGAAACGAATCCCAAAGTCAGCCTGGTTATCCGGCGCGACTGGCGACCCAGTATGGCATTGCGGTTGGGGCAGTAGACCGCAATAACAAGGTGGCAGGTTTCTCGAACTCGGCTGGATCTTCTCCACTGAATTATGTGGTAGCCCCCGGAGTCAGCGTTTATTCCACCACACCCAATAACACCTATCGCAGTTACAGCGGTACTTCGATGGCAACGCCCCATGTGGCAGGCGTAGCAGCGCTGATTCTGAGTGCTAACCCAAATCTATCGCCAGCAGAGGTAACCACTCTGTTAGCCGGAACTGCCAATCCCAACCGGGTCACGGTCTAA